TTAATTAAACAACAACCTTCAACATGGGGTTATTAATTAAACAACAACCTTCAACATGGTGTTATTAATTAAACAACAACCTTCAACATGGGGTTATTAATTATACAACAACAACCTTCAACATGGTGTTATTAATTAAACAACAACCTTCAACATGGGGTTATTAATGAAACAACAACCTTCAACATGATGTTATTAATGAAACAACAACCTTCAACATGGTGTTATTAATGAAACAACAACCTTCAACATGGTGTTATTAATGAAACAACAACCTTCAACATGGTGTTATTAATGAAACAACAACCTTCAACATGGTGTTATTAATGAAACAACATGGTGTTATTAATGAAACCAACCTTCAACATGGTGTTATTAATGAAACAACAACCTTCAACATGGTGTTATTAATGAAACAACAACCTTCAACATGGTGTTATTAATGAAACAACAACAATCTTCAACATGGTGTTATTAATGAAACAACAACCTTCAACATGGTGTTATTAATGAAACAACAACCTTCAACATGGTGTTATTAATGAAACAACAACCTTCAACATGGTGTTATTAATGAAACAACAACCTTCAACATGGTGTTATTAATGAAACAACAACCTTCAACATGGTGTTATTAATGAAACAACAACCTTCAACATGGTGTTATTAATTGAAAAACAACCTTCAACATGGTGTTATTAATGAAACAACAACCTTCAACATGGTGTTATTAATTATACAACAACAACCTTCAACATGGTGTTATTAATTAAACAACAACCTTCAACATGGTGTTATTAATTAAACAACAACCTTCAACATCGGGTTATTCATTATACAACAACAATCTTCAACATGGTGTTATTAATTATACAACAACAACCTTCAACATGGTGTTATTAATTATACAACAACAACCTTCAACATGGTGTTATTAATTAAACAACACAACCTTCAACATGGTGTTATTAATTAAACAACAACCTTCAACATGGGGTTATTAATTATACAACAACAACCTTCAACATGGTGTTATTCATTATACAACAACCTTCAACATGGTGTTATTAATTAAACAACAACCTTCAACATCGGGTAATTCATTATACAACAACAATCTTCAACATGGTGTTATTAATTATACAACAACAACCTTCAACATGGTGTTATTAATGAAACAACAACCTTCAACATGGTGTTATTAATTATACAACAACAACCTTCAACATCGGGTTATTCATTATACAACAACAATCTTCAACATGGTGTTATTAATTATACAACAACAACCTTCAACATGGTGTTATTAATTATACAACAACAACCTTCAACATGGTGTTATTAATGAAACAACAACAACCTTCAACATGGGGTTATTAATTAAACAACAACCAGGTAATAAATTATAGTACTAAATTGTACACCGTCTTTCAGTATTTACACAAGGTGTTTTCGTTAAATGCCAAATTTCTTTTTCATTTCATTActtcttttattttttaaataaacagtaaacaatATTATTGACATTCTtaattataattatatatattcAATCAATATTATACAGATGTCAAGGCACATACCAGCACTACATTATATCCAAACAATTTCTGTATTGTTCATCTTTAAcatatgaaaaatatattttttaaatgtcataTTCTAAAATTTTATGTCAAGATGTGAAATTCGGTTCAGTAAGTGCCTCTCCGTTCAGTGCGCCCTCAACCTAGGACATATTTTTTGTTGTGGCcccggacaagcacacctgattctactctTTAACTAATAATCAAGTctttgacaagttgaatcaggtgtttttGTCCTGGTCTaaaacaacaatgtgtgctgttgggggtacgGAGTTGGGAGACACCCCCATAGGCTaccttttattttacctttattttaccaggcaagtcagttaagaacaaattcttattttcaatgacggcctgggaacagtgggttaactgccttgttcaggggcagaacgacagatttgtaccttgtcagctcgggggtttgaactcgcaaccttccggttactagtccaacgctctaaccactaggctacgctaccTACCTCTCATCTGTACACTACCGTGTCATGTTCCCATGGCAATTAAGCAGTTTATGTAAATATATTCTTGCCTAACATTGTCTCTAACATTGAGTCCTCAGTGCGTCAGATCTACCCTTCAGTATCTCTGTAGACATACAGAAAGACCAATCAAAGAGTCAGGTGACTTTAGAGCTGCGCATTTAAAAAAGGTtcaattaaatttaaaaaataaaacctAAAAAGTTAATCTCATGCTCTGCTTCTTCATATCTTGAAATCACACATTCTTTTTTTTCAGTCTCACAACCAGGTTGACATCCTTATGGGTagtaaggtagagacagagtccaGGGATTCAACCAGGTTGACATCCTTATGGGTagtaaggtagagacagagtccaGGGATTCAACCAGGTTGACATCCTTATGGGTagtaaggtagagacagagtccaGGGATTCAACCAGGTTGACATCCTTATGGGGAAAGTAGAgaaggtagagacagagtccaGGGATTCAACCAGGTTGACATCCTTATGGGTagtaaggtagagacagagtccaGGGATTCAACCAGGTTGACATCCTTATGGGTagtaaggtagagacagagtccaGGGATTCAACCAGGTTGACATCCTTATGGGTagtaaggtagagacagagtccaGGGATTCAACCAGGTTGACATCCTTATGGGTagtaaggtagagacagagtccaGGGATTCAACCAGGTTGACATCCTTATGGGTagtaaggtagagacagagtccaGGGATTCAACCAGGTTGACATCCTTATGGGTAGTACGGTAGAGACAGAGTCCAGGGATTCAACCAGGTTGACATCCTTATGGGTagtaaggtagagacagagtccaGGGATTCAACCAGGTTGACATCCTTATGGGTagtaaggtagagacagagtccaGGGATTCAAAGAGCTGCCTATCAGTGTTATGGGTAGTAAGGTAGAGAGTGAGTCCAGGGTTTTCAACCAGGTTGACATCCTTATGGGTGTGTGTCCAGGGAttcaaccatgtgtatgtggtaGTATAGGTAGAGACAGAGTCCAGGGATTCAACCAGGTTGACATGTGTGTGGGTAGTATATGTGTGAGCAGTGTGTGGATGTCAACCAGGTTGACATCCTTATGGGTagtaaggtagagacagagtccaGGGATTCAACCAGGTtgacatgtgcgtgtgtgtgtgcgtggtgtatgtgtgggtgtgtaaggtgtgtgtgagtgtgtgtgtgtgtgtgtgtgtgtgtgtgattcaaccagtgtgtgtccttatgtgtgtgtgtgtgttatgtgtgtgcgtgttgtgtgtgtgtccagggtgttgtgtgtgtgtgtgtgtatgtgtgtgtgcgtgtgtgtgtgtgcgtgtgtgtgtgtgtgtgtgtgtatatgtgtgtgtgtgcgtgtcaatATGTGTGTgacatgtgtatatgtgtgtggtgtatgtgtgtgtttatgtatgtgtgtgtgtatatgtgtgtgtgtatatgtgtgtgtgtatatgtgtgtgtgtatatgtgtgtgtgtatatgtatgtgtttgtgtatatgtatgtgtgtgtatatgtatgtgtgtgtatatgtatgtgtgtgtgtatatgtgtgtgtgtatgtgtgtgtgtgtatgtgtgtgtgtatgtatgtgtgtgtgtgtgtgtgtgtgtatatgtatgtgtgtgtgtgtgtgtgtgtgtgtgtgtgtgtgtgtgtgtgtgtgtgtgtgtgtgtgtgtgtgtgtgtgtgtgtgtgtgtgtgtgtgtgtgtgtgtgtgtgtgtgtgtgtgtgtgtgtgtgtgtgtgtgtgtgtgtgtgtgtgtgcgtgtgcgtgtgtcggTTACATATCGTTGTCATAGTCCCCGATCATCCTGCGTGTGTGCGAAGCCAGGAAGATGTCATTGTCTCGGGGACAGTCGTGGTGACAGGAGCACGTCTTGATGAACATCATCTTGCGTCTGAAGGCGTCTCCCTCGGGACAGTGGAACTCCACCTCTGCGGTGACGGTGGTGTGGGGGGTGCAGCAGCGCCCGTCCGTACACACACCACAGAACTTGGGCTTGTAGACCCTCCTGCTGCTGCAGCCTGACAGATGGAAGCGCACGCCTCGCGGGGACTTGGGTGTCCGTACACACTTCTTCCCCCTCTGTGGAACGGAGATGACTGGTGGTTAGTTCAGGATGAGAACAACGTGTCACATTGTCTATCGGGTTCATTAAGGGCAGCTTGGCTTTAACCTTACACCTTGAGGGAACGATAGGTAGCCAAAGACATGCTATGTTCCTGTGTTGCATGACCATGGCttatatacactactggtcaaaagtttggggtcacttagaaatgtccttgtttttgaaagaaaagctcatttttttgtccattaaaataacatcaaattgatcagaaatacagtgtagacatttttaatgttgtaaatgactgttgtagctattgatttgtatggaatatctacataggtgtacggaggcccattatcagcaaccatcactcctctgttccaatggcacgttgtgtttgctaatccaagtttataatttaaaaggctaattgatcattagaaatcccttttgcaattatgttagcacagctcaAAACTattgtgctgatttaaagaagcaataaaactggccttctttagactagttgagtatctggagcatcagcaattgtgcgttcaattacaggctcaaaatggctcgaaacaaagacctttcttccgaaacttgtcagtctattcttgttctcagaaatgaaggctattccatacgagaaattgccaagaaactgaagatctcgtacaacgctgtgtactactcccttcacagaacagcgcaaactggccctaaccataaTAGAaacaggagtgggaggccccggtgcacaactgaacaagaggacaagtacattagagtgtctagtttgagaaacagacgcctctcaagtcctcaactggcagcttcattaaatagtagccttaaaacaccagtttcaacgtcaactgtgaagaggcgactccgggatgccggCCTCTAGGCAGAGTTGAaaagaaaaagccacatctcagactggccaataaaaagaaaagattaagatggacaaaagaacacagacactggacagaggaactctgcctagaaggccggcATCTCGGAGTCGCTCTGTGATGTCATGTTATGTAATTCTATGTCATGCTTATGTAATATGCAatgtaatacactatataatacattcctctgctgttatactatataatacattcctctatatgttgttatactatataatatactatataatacaatCATCtgctgttatactatataatacattcctctatatgttgttatactatataatacattcctctatatgttgttatactatataatatactatataatacactaaataatacattcctctgctgttatactatataatacattcctctatatgttgttatactatataatatactatataatacactaaataatacattcctctgcTGTTATAccatataatacattcctctgctgttatactatataatacattcctctgtatgttgttatactatataatatactatataatacactatataatacattcctctgctgttatactatataatacattcctctgtatgttgttatactatataatatactatataatacactaaataatacattcctctgcTGTTATAccatataatacattcctctgctgttatactatataatacattcctctatatgttgttatactatataatatactatataatacactaacTAATACATTCCTCTGCTGTTATAccatataatacattcctctgctgttatactatataatacattcctctgtatgttgttatactatataatatactatataatacactatataatacattcctctgctgttatactatataatacattcctctgtatgttgttatactatataatacattcctctgtatgttgttatactatataatacattcctctgtatgttgttatactatataatacattcctctgtatgttgttatactatataatacattcctctgtatgttgttatactatataatacattcctctgtatgttgttatactatataatacattcctctgtatgttgttaaactatataatacattcctctgtatgttgttatactatataatacattcctgtgtatgttgttatactatataatacattcctctgtatgttgttatactatataatacattcctctgtatgttgttaaactatataatacattcctctgtatgttgttatactatataatacattcctctgtatgttgttataccatataataatacattcctctgtatgttgttatactatataatacattcctctgtatgttgttatactatataatacattcctctgtatgttgttatactatataatatactatataatacactatataatacattcctctgctgttatactatataatacattcctctgtatgttgttatactatataatacattcctctgtatgttgttatactatataatacattcctctgtatgttgttaaactatataatacattcctctgtatgttgttaaactatataatacattcctctgtatgttgttatactatataatacattcctctgtatgttgttaaactatataatacattcctctgtatgttgttatactatataatacattcctctgtatgttgttataccatataatacattcctctgtatgttgttatactatataatacattcctctgtatgttgttatactatataatacattcctctgtatgttgttatactatataatatactatataatacactatataatacattcctctgctgttatactatataatacattcctctgtatgttgttatactatataatacattcctctgtatgttgttatactatataatacattcctctgtatgttgttatactatataatacattcctctgtatgttgttatactatataatacattcctctgtatgttgttaaactatataatacattcctctgtatgttgttatactatataatacattcctctgtatgttgttatactatataatacattcctctgtatgttgttatactatataatacattcctctgtatgttgttatactatataatacattcctctgtatgttgttatactatataatacattcctctgtatgttgttatactatataatacattcctctgtatgttgttatactatataatacattcctctgtatgttgttatactatataatacattcctctgtatgttgttatactatataatacattcctctgtatgttgttatactatataatacattcctctgtatgttgttatactatataatacattcctctgtatgttgttatactatataatacattcctctgtatgttgttatactatataatacattcctctgtatgttgttaaactatataatacattcctctgtatgttgttatactatataatacattcctctgtatgttgttataccatataatacattcctctgtatgttgttatactatataatacattcctctgtatgttgttatactatataatacattcctctgtatgttgttatactatataatatactatataatacactatataatacattcctctgctgttatactatataatacattcctctgtatgttgttatactatataatacattcctctgtatgttgttatactatataatacattcctctgtatgttgttaaactatataatacattcctctgtatgttgttaaactatataatacattcctctgtatgttgttatactatataatcattcctctgtatgttgttaaactatataatacattcctctgtatgttgttatactatataatacattcctctgtatgttgttatcatataatacattcctctgtatgttgttatactatataatacattcctctgtatgttgttatactatataatacattcctctgtatgttgttatactatataatatactatataatacactatataatacattcctctgctgttatactatataatacattcctctgtatgttgtttcctgtatgttgttatactatataatacattcctctgtatgttgttatacttataatacattcctctctgtatgttgttatactatataatacattcctctgtatgttgttatactatataatacattcctctgtatgttgttatactatataatacattcctctgtatgttgttatactatataatacattcctctgtatgttgttataatataatacattcctctgtatgttgttatactatataatacattcctctgtatgttgttatactatataatacattcctctgtatgttgttatactatataatacattcctctgtatgttgttatactatataatacattcctctgtatgttgttatactatataatacattcctctgtatgttgttatactatataatacattcctctgtatgttgttatactatataatacattcctctgtatgttgttatactatataatacattcctctgtatgttgttatactatataatacattcctctgtatgttgttatactatataatacattcctctgtatgttgttatactatataatttaataataatacctctgtatgttgttatacatataatacattcctctgtatgttgttatactatataatacattcctctgtatgttgttatactatataatacattcctctgtatgttgttatactatataatacattcctctgctgtatgttgttatactatataatacattcctcattgtatgttgttatactatataatacattcctctgtatgttgttatactatataatatactatataatacactatataatacattcctctgctgttatactatataatacattcctctgtatgttgttatactatataatactatataatacactatataatacattcctaataatatactatataatacattcctctgctgttatactatataatacattcctctgtatgttgttatactatataatacattctctctgtgttgttatactatataatacattcctctgtatgttgttatactatataatatactatatattcCTATGTACatttgttatactatataatacattcctctgtatgttgttaactatataatacattcctctgtatgttgttatactatataatacattcctctgtatgttgttatactatataatacattcctctgtatgttgttatactatataatacattcctctgtatgttgttatactatataatacattcctctgtatgttgttatactatataatactcacattcctctgtatgttgttatactatataatacattcctctgtatgttgttatactatataatacattcctctgtatgttgttatactatatatacactgtatgttgttatactatataatacattcctctgtatgttgttaaactatataatacattcctctgtatgttgttatactatataatacattcctctgtatgttgttatactatataatacattcctctgtatgttgttatactatataatacattcctctgtatgttgttatactatataatacattcctctgtatgtttatatatactatatgttgttatactatataatacattcctcctcaattcctctgtatgttgttatactatataatacattcctctgtatgttgttatactatataatacattcctctgtatgttgttatactatataatacattcctctgtatgttgttatactatataatacattcctctgtatgttgttatactatataatacattcctctgtatgttgttatactgtatgttgttactatatacattcctctgtatgttgttatactatataatacattcctctgtatgttgttatactatataatacattcctctgtatgttgttatactatataatacattcctctgtatgttgttatactatataatacattcctctgtatgttgttatactatataatacattcctctgtatgttgttatactatattaaTGTTATACCTATAATACATgtatgttatactatataatacattcctctgtatgttgttatactatataatatactatataatatactatataatacattcctctgtatgttgttatactatataatacactatataatacgttcctctgtatgttgttatactatataatacattgctctatatgttgttatactatataatatactatataatacattcctctgtatgttgttatactatataatacattcctctgtatgttgttatactatataatacgttcctctgtatgttgttatactatataatacattcctctgtatgttgttatactatataatacattcctctgtatgttgttatactatataatatgttgttactatataatacattctgtatgttgttatctaatacattcctctgtatgttgttatactatataatacattcctctgtatgttgttatactatataatacattcctctgtatgttgttatactatataatacatacTATGTtgtatataatacattcctctgtatgttgttataatataatacattcctctgtatgttgttatactatataatacattcctctgtatgttgttatactatataatacattcctctacattcctctgtatgttgttatactatataatatattcctctgtatgttgttataatacactatataatacattcctctgtatgttgttatactatataatacattcctctgtatgttgttatactatataatacattcctctgtatgttgttatactatataatacattcctctgtatgttgttatactatataatacattcctctgtatgttgttatactatataatacattcctctgtatgttgttatactatataatggTATTAGTCCATGTATCCACCTTGATGTCCTTCTCTTGCTCCACGTGGCAGGACCGGATCATACAGATACGAGTCTGCCTCTCCAGCTGGCACCGCTCGTTGTCGTTGGTGACGCGGTACGACACGCCCATGCCGCAGGTGGCCGAGCACTCGCCCCATTTGGTGGTCTGGACGATGCAGTTCTCCCTGGGGCTCTCCGCCGGGACCGGCACGTGGGCTGACTCCTTTCTGTAGACTGACAGAGGGGAAGAAGAGACCAAAGGGTGAATTTCAGatcctgagaggagaggaagggagagggaaaggtgaACAATGGTgaaaaagaggggaggagagggagaggtggttagtttgaacgagagagagagagagagagagagagagagagagagagagagggagagagagagacagagagagaggtggttagtttgaacgagagagagagagagagagagagagagaggagagagacagagagagaggtggttagtttgaacgagagagagagagaggagagagagagagagagagagagggagagagagggagaggtggttagtttgaacgagagagagagagagagagagagagagggagagggagaggtggttagtttgaacgagagagagagggagagagggagagagagagagagagagagagagagagagacagagagtaagagccagagccagagccagagccagagacagagaaagagagagagaaaggaaggaagagtTCCAGTTTGTAGGAGGTTAGACTCACCAGCCATGGCTGACTGATAGGGGTTGTTTTTAGGACTCTGGTTCTAGAGGTTAGACTCACCAGCCATGGCTGACTGATAGGGGTTGTCCTGAGGGCTCTGGTCACACACCCACTCCTCACAGCACTTCCCAGGGATCTGGATGCGGCGTGGGTAGGGGCAGTCTGGGGAGGGCAGCCACACGTCGCTGGCACAGGTTGGCACGCAGCCGATCTCTCCGTTCATACAAACACATTGGTGCTTGCAGCTGGGCTGAAAGGTCTCTCCACTGCGGTAGATGACCCCTCCCAGGTCACACGTCTGGCCTTCCTGGGCTGAAACACAGAGGTGGAGACGCCATTTTAGATTCACATTATATTGTTCAAACTCATGTAAATACCTATTGGAAATTGCTTAGCCCAGAGATTGCCCACTTTGGATAATGAGAAACAAAGCCGTGGAAAAGTCTACACAAAATATGTAGCAATCTCTGCAATAGGATCGCCAAGAAGTGATCATGGTCTGCATAGAGATCTTAAAGACATCCCACCCTTTTCTTTAATAGTTGACAGGAGAATTCAACTTACACATACAGATGCCGTGCTCAGTGTCACTCAGCATTGCATAATCACAGTAAAGCTCTTTGTGGTGGTCACATGGCTCCAGGAGGGTACAGGGCTCGCCGGCTTGCCTGGCACACACCTTACAGCAACCACAGCCATCCAGAACCAGGCTGGTACCAAACGGGCATGGAGGGGGGTCCGAGGGACAGTCACAGGGATCGGAACAGTCCTGGGCCATTGTCTAAAGACAGAAGAAAACGACAGTCAGAAATGCTTTAGAAAATCTATTGGATAATGTTAAACAAAAGATAGAAGTCAGAAAAGCTCAAGAAAAATGTATAGGATAAGTGTGGATAAAATGTCTGATATCAGGATTTGTCTCCAGGGAAAATGTTTAGATCCAGTAATGCAATGAGGTCGGTCTCTACCAGTGGAGGAGGGCTCATAGTAATGGACGGAACGGAGCCAATGGAATGGCagcaaacacctggaaaccatggaaaccttgttgtttgatgtatttgattccattccactgattccactccatcCGTCacaatgagccgtcctccccaattaaggtgccaccaacctcctgcggTCTGTGTGTCAAAGAAGCAGAGAATGTTGTAAGGGGCTACTTCGAGGTTTTTTTGTTAACACCTCGCTTGTAATACATCGTACTGCCACTAGATGGAGACACTTGACTCGATGTAGGCAAATCAATTCGAGCAGACTTTTCTATGGAGAGAGTTTTCTATGGAGAGTGATGGACACTGCTATTACATACAGCATTACTTTTGaacaaatataaaaaataaatatatataaaagagacTTGTAAGAATGTAAGAGTAAATCAAAATAGGTTCCTCAAATGCTGTCAAATCTTTACATGTTTTATTCTAAGAACGGATGTTTAAAACATTTGAGTGATAAAGAATTAGCAGAACCTGGATTAACTCAGTCATTAACAATTTTATTAGTGGAAAAAAAGCTATTTGGCACTTCATTTTAGACCCTATGTCCAACTAGGAGCCGATAACTACTATCTTTGTTCTGCATCTCAGTACTCACATGATGTTCCTTTTAG
This window of the Oncorhynchus keta strain PuntledgeMale-10-30-2019 chromosome 20, Oket_V2, whole genome shotgun sequence genome carries:
- the LOC118375455 gene encoding CCN family member 2-like, with translation MSEGVITRMVLLLLIISSTMAQDCSDPCDCPSDPPPCPFGTSLVLDGCGCCKVCARQAGEPCTLLEPCDHHKELYCDYAMLSDTEHGICMSQEGQTCDLGGVIYRSGETFQPSCKHQCVCMNGEIGCVPTCASDVWLPSPDCPYPRRIQIPGKCCEEWVCDQSPQDNPYQSAMAVYRKESAHVPVPAESPRENCIVQTTKWGECSATCGMGVSYRVTNDNERCQLERQTRICMIRSCHVEQEKDIKRGKKCVRTPKSPRGVRFHLSGCSSRRVYKPKFCGVCTDGRCCTPHTTVTAEVEFHCPEGDAFRRKMMFIKTCSCHHDCPRDNDIFLASHTRRMIGDYDNDM